In Solidesulfovibrio fructosivorans JJ], a genomic segment contains:
- the mtnP gene encoding S-methyl-5'-thioadenosine phosphorylase yields MKIGIIGGSGLDDPNILDNPTDLELDTPYGPPNSTLRQGKIAGKSVVLLARHGRAHTATPSHVNYRANIHALRAVGCAAILSTTAVGSLRQEIGRGDLVILDQFIDFTKRRVATFHDRFEPHNPAHTPMADPFSEPLRELLISACRKFGYRHHDKGTVVTIEGPRFSTRAESNMFRILGADVINMSVATECALAVEAGVPYAAVAMSTDYDCWKTDEPPVNWEEIVTIFKENAEKVTNVLVDVIKEM; encoded by the coding sequence ATGAAGATCGGCATCATCGGCGGCAGCGGCCTGGACGATCCCAACATCCTCGACAACCCCACCGACCTGGAGCTCGATACCCCGTACGGGCCGCCGAATTCGACCCTGCGCCAGGGCAAGATCGCCGGCAAGAGCGTGGTGCTTCTGGCCCGCCACGGGCGCGCCCACACGGCCACGCCGAGCCACGTCAACTACCGGGCCAACATTCACGCCCTGCGCGCGGTCGGTTGCGCGGCCATCCTTTCCACCACGGCCGTGGGCTCGTTGCGCCAGGAGATCGGCCGGGGCGACCTCGTCATCCTCGACCAGTTCATCGACTTCACCAAGCGCCGGGTGGCGACCTTCCACGACCGTTTCGAACCCCACAATCCGGCCCATACCCCCATGGCCGACCCGTTTTCCGAGCCGCTTCGCGAACTGCTCATAAGCGCCTGCCGCAAGTTCGGCTATCGCCATCATGACAAAGGGACGGTGGTGACCATCGAAGGGCCGCGTTTTTCGACCCGGGCCGAGTCCAACATGTTTCGCATCCTCGGGGCCGACGTCATCAACATGAGCGTGGCCACGGAGTGCGCCCTGGCCGTGGAAGCCGGCGTGCCCTACGCCGCCGTGGCCATGAGCACGGACTACGACTGCTGGAAGACGGACGAGCCGCCGGTGAACTGGGAGGAGATCGTCACGATCTTCAAGGAGAACGCCGAGAAAGTGACCAATGTGCTGGTTGATGTCATCAAGGAAATGTGA
- a CDS encoding DUF5343 domain-containing protein — protein sequence MKTGSIPKYFQALLALPVPEVFDAAFFADIGFRYAIDRAFIDILKEMRFLHADGRPTRRYFDFHDGIAASDALLDGIRDAYGGLLEMEPDARALPQRQIFETLKALYAGSKPDMMVIGIAKTFVALCQYAEEIDRNPPPLHAATEVRTEDAGKQDEAGAESPSSGAPREAMEADRPEPALSLDAVAEATPAEEPETARAESADEPALSFVPPEPGFFPEPAATDLVPDRPETVVPDDVSEEPILLTLDQPEADGPVEASVADSLDAPFELETPQERTKIGRSFDHDTAPRSLEQPEDAMSTEEARIESTVAGPEPGTPADGIEIVIDGDARPETSVVASPALPRLELDASWQPSQAATAAPADTAQEPLSGADPAPKAPTVPAASTQEDIPAGDQQASLLPPLVLEEEASPTTQPPEAAEEPATPAASVSPNLALEPETRENEATVAPGIDALTAEDLSPDAATQDVSPLSFTETAPGADPAGEDIPETSPHEAGPELTSPMRLSVHGVYASDAQPHTINFVLPETRDHAVYEAIFASFRRQFLKAEK from the coding sequence TTGAAGACCGGGAGCATCCCCAAATATTTCCAGGCACTGCTGGCGTTGCCTGTGCCCGAAGTCTTCGATGCGGCGTTTTTTGCCGATATCGGATTCCGCTACGCCATCGACCGCGCGTTTATCGATATTCTTAAAGAAATGCGTTTTCTTCATGCCGACGGCAGGCCGACACGGCGTTACTTCGACTTCCATGACGGCATTGCGGCTTCCGACGCACTCCTTGACGGTATCCGCGACGCCTACGGCGGGCTCCTGGAAATGGAACCCGATGCCCGCGCCCTGCCGCAACGCCAGATATTCGAGACACTCAAGGCGTTATACGCCGGCAGCAAACCAGACATGATGGTCATTGGCATCGCCAAGACCTTCGTGGCGCTTTGCCAATACGCCGAGGAAATCGATCGCAACCCTCCGCCGCTGCACGCCGCCACGGAAGTGCGGACCGAGGATGCCGGCAAACAAGACGAGGCGGGCGCGGAATCTCCTTCTTCGGGCGCGCCCCGGGAGGCGATGGAAGCCGACCGGCCCGAACCGGCGCTTTCCCTTGATGCGGTCGCGGAGGCGACTCCGGCCGAGGAGCCGGAAACGGCGCGCGCCGAGAGCGCGGACGAGCCCGCCCTTTCGTTCGTGCCCCCCGAACCGGGTTTCTTTCCCGAGCCGGCGGCAACGGACCTTGTCCCCGATCGGCCGGAAACGGTCGTCCCGGACGACGTCTCTGAGGAGCCCATCCTCTTGACGTTGGACCAGCCGGAAGCTGACGGACCGGTCGAGGCATCCGTGGCGGACTCCCTGGACGCTCCTTTCGAGCTGGAAACGCCGCAAGAAAGGACTAAAATCGGGCGTTCCTTCGACCATGACACGGCCCCCCGCTCTTTGGAACAACCAGAGGACGCGATGTCGACAGAGGAGGCCCGGATCGAGAGCACCGTTGCCGGGCCCGAACCGGGCACCCCGGCTGACGGAATCGAAATCGTCATCGACGGGGATGCCCGACCGGAAACGTCCGTAGTCGCCTCTCCCGCGCTGCCGCGTCTCGAGCTCGACGCGTCCTGGCAACCCTCACAGGCCGCCACGGCCGCGCCGGCCGACACCGCGCAAGAGCCCCTTTCCGGCGCCGATCCGGCCCCAAAAGCCCCGACAGTCCCGGCCGCCTCGACGCAAGAGGACATCCCTGCCGGCGACCAGCAGGCCTCCCTCCTGCCCCCCCTTGTCCTGGAAGAGGAAGCCTCGCCGACGACGCAACCGCCCGAGGCGGCGGAAGAGCCGGCGACGCCGGCGGCAAGCGTGTCCCCCAACCTCGCATTGGAACCGGAAACCCGGGAAAACGAAGCGACCGTTGCGCCCGGAATCGACGCTTTGACTGCCGAAGACCTCTCTCCGGACGCCGCGACGCAGGATGTTTCGCCCCTCTCCTTCACGGAAACAGCGCCCGGTGCCGATCCTGCCGGGGAAGACATTCCCGAAACCTCTCCCCACGAGGCGGGACCGGAACTTACGTCGCCGATGCGCCTTTCCGTGCATGGCGTTTATGCAAGCGACGCCCAGCCGCATACCATCAATTTCGTGCTGCCGGAGACCCGGGACCATGCCGTGTACGAGGCCATTTTCGCCAGCTTCAGGCGGCAGTTCCTCAAAGCGGAAAAATAA
- a CDS encoding FAD-binding and (Fe-S)-binding domain-containing protein, whose product MTHPGHDSTLPPAHKTFYDRIAAFLPADRIFLGPFHTLALGDDASFYRLVPKIVVKATDEAEVAHILRAASGAKVSVTFRTAGTSLSGQALTDSVLVYLAGNFRGLRIHPGASHVSIEPGVIGAEANFRLAPYGRKIGPDPASINACMIGGIAANNSSGMCCGTAENSYKTVESMKLVFVDGTALDTADPVSRARFEKIHAGLLAELAAIRDEIAADAALTERIRRKFKIKNTTGYSLNAFVDFTEPFDILLHLVVGSEGTLAFISEVTYRTVVEHPHKASSLMLYPSIADACRAAALLKSLPVAAAELMDRASLRSVEDKPGMPSSLKGLDEDAAAVLVEVRAADKPGLLAQIEAALDRVSGLSPLFPLLFMDKKEDYEKLWNIRRGLFTSVGGARKPGSAVIIEDVVFPIDKLAEGTVEVQRLMRHHGFAEGIIFGHALEGNIHFVFCPDFGDPASVANYKHLIDDVTNMVVGRYDGSLKGEHGTGRNMAPFVEMEWGATAYAFMKRLKRAFDPENLLNPGVILTDDPQVHMKNLKPLPKVSPLIDPCIECGYCESICPSRNVTTTPRQRITLQRHMALAAAKGDKADFDLFHEDYQYYGNQTCAADGLCATVCPVSVDTGVFTKDYRRREATERGRRIGRWVADHYGLVTALSAKGLWLSNAVHRLLGTSAMTAMTHGLRKLSRGMVPYWTPYAPKAAPKARFHPTCHGTGRKVVYFPSCTTRSMGPSALDPDQRGLFEATMSILAKAGYDVVFPEGMRELCCGLTLESKGMHGEAGRKSRELEAALRRASNDGEIPILCDASPCLYTMRTHMEPGLKLHEPVEFITDYCLPYLDITPVAETVAVHVSCSSVKIGLTAKFTALAERCAREVVVPRDIHCCGFAGDRGFFYPELNASALAELRGKLPATTTSGYSNSRTCEIGLSYHGGVPYQSIVYLVDRASRAGGE is encoded by the coding sequence ATGACGCATCCCGGCCACGACAGCACGCTGCCTCCGGCGCATAAGACGTTTTACGACCGCATTGCCGCGTTCCTCCCGGCGGACCGCATTTTCCTCGGGCCGTTTCACACCCTGGCCCTGGGCGATGACGCCAGCTTCTACCGGCTGGTCCCCAAGATCGTGGTCAAGGCCACGGACGAGGCGGAAGTGGCGCACATTCTGCGCGCCGCCTCGGGCGCCAAGGTGTCCGTCACCTTCCGCACCGCCGGCACCAGCCTGTCCGGACAGGCGCTCACCGACTCGGTGCTGGTCTATCTCGCCGGCAACTTCCGGGGATTGCGCATCCACCCCGGCGCATCCCATGTCAGTATCGAGCCCGGCGTCATCGGGGCCGAGGCCAATTTCCGTCTGGCCCCTTATGGCCGCAAGATCGGCCCGGACCCGGCGTCGATCAATGCCTGCATGATCGGCGGCATCGCGGCCAACAACTCCTCGGGCATGTGTTGCGGCACGGCGGAAAACAGTTACAAGACCGTGGAATCCATGAAGCTCGTCTTTGTGGACGGCACCGCCCTGGACACGGCCGACCCCGTATCCCGGGCGCGTTTCGAGAAGATCCATGCCGGGCTTTTGGCCGAGCTCGCCGCCATCCGCGACGAGATCGCCGCCGATGCCGCGCTTACCGAGCGCATCCGCCGCAAATTCAAGATCAAGAACACGACGGGCTACAGCCTGAACGCCTTTGTGGATTTCACCGAGCCCTTCGATATCCTGCTCCACCTCGTCGTCGGTTCCGAAGGCACGCTGGCCTTTATCAGTGAGGTCACCTACCGCACGGTCGTCGAACATCCCCACAAGGCCTCGTCGCTGATGCTCTACCCGAGTATCGCCGACGCCTGCCGTGCCGCCGCGCTGCTCAAGTCCCTGCCCGTGGCCGCGGCCGAACTTATGGACCGGGCCTCGTTGCGCTCCGTCGAGGACAAGCCGGGCATGCCGTCCTCTCTCAAAGGACTCGACGAAGACGCCGCCGCTGTGCTGGTCGAGGTGCGCGCGGCGGACAAGCCGGGCTTGCTCGCCCAGATCGAGGCCGCTCTGGACCGGGTGTCCGGACTTTCGCCGCTTTTTCCGCTGCTCTTTATGGACAAGAAGGAAGATTACGAAAAGCTCTGGAACATCCGGCGCGGCCTTTTCACCTCGGTCGGCGGCGCGCGCAAACCCGGTTCCGCCGTCATCATCGAGGACGTGGTCTTTCCCATTGACAAGCTGGCCGAGGGCACGGTGGAGGTCCAGCGCCTCATGCGCCACCACGGCTTCGCCGAAGGCATCATTTTCGGCCATGCCCTGGAAGGCAACATCCACTTCGTTTTTTGCCCGGATTTCGGCGATCCGGCCTCCGTCGCCAACTACAAGCACCTGATCGACGATGTCACCAATATGGTCGTCGGCCGCTACGACGGGTCGCTCAAGGGCGAGCACGGCACCGGCCGGAACATGGCCCCGTTTGTGGAGATGGAGTGGGGGGCCACGGCCTATGCGTTCATGAAACGCCTCAAACGCGCCTTCGACCCGGAAAACCTGCTCAACCCGGGCGTGATCCTCACCGATGACCCGCAGGTGCACATGAAGAACCTGAAGCCCTTGCCCAAGGTGAGCCCGTTGATCGACCCCTGCATCGAATGCGGCTACTGCGAGTCCATCTGCCCCTCGCGAAACGTCACCACCACCCCGCGCCAGCGCATCACCCTCCAACGCCACATGGCCCTTGCCGCCGCCAAGGGGGACAAGGCGGACTTCGACCTCTTTCACGAAGACTACCAATATTACGGCAACCAGACCTGCGCCGCCGACGGCTTGTGCGCAACGGTCTGCCCGGTGTCCGTGGATACGGGCGTTTTCACCAAGGACTACCGCCGGCGCGAAGCGACCGAGCGCGGCCGCAGGATCGGGCGATGGGTGGCCGACCATTACGGCCTTGTCACAGCCCTTTCCGCCAAGGGGCTTTGGCTGTCGAACGCCGTGCACCGCCTGCTCGGCACGTCGGCCATGACCGCCATGACCCACGGGCTGCGCAAACTGAGCCGGGGCATGGTCCCTTACTGGACGCCCTACGCGCCCAAGGCCGCGCCCAAGGCGCGTTTTCATCCCACCTGTCATGGCACGGGGCGCAAGGTGGTCTACTTCCCGAGCTGCACCACCCGCTCCATGGGCCCCTCGGCCCTGGACCCCGATCAGCGCGGACTTTTCGAAGCCACCATGTCGATCCTGGCCAAGGCCGGCTACGACGTCGTCTTCCCGGAAGGCATGCGCGAGCTGTGCTGCGGGCTCACGCTCGAGTCCAAGGGCATGCACGGCGAGGCCGGACGCAAATCCAGGGAGCTCGAGGCGGCCTTGCGAAGGGCCAGCAATGACGGCGAAATCCCGATCCTCTGCGACGCCAGCCCCTGCCTCTACACCATGCGCACCCACATGGAGCCGGGGCTCAAGCTGCACGAACCGGTGGAATTTATCACCGACTACTGCCTGCCGTACCTCGACATCACGCCCGTGGCCGAAACCGTGGCCGTCCACGTGTCCTGCTCCTCGGTCAAAATAGGGCTTACGGCCAAGTTCACGGCCCTGGCCGAACGTTGCGCCCGCGAGGTCGTCGTGCCGCGCGACATCCACTGCTGCGGCTTCGCCGGCGACCGGGGCTTTTTCTACCCGGAACTCAACGCTTCCGCTCTGGCCGAGTTGCGCGGCAAGCTGCCGGCCACCACCACGTCGGGGTACAGCAACAGCCGTACCTGCGAGATCGGGTTGTCCTACCACGGCGGCGTACCCTACCAGTCCATCGTTTATTTGGTGGACCGGGCAAGTCGGGCTGGTGGGGAGTAG
- a CDS encoding caspase family protein, translated as MRLRVLILTAILILVAFCHVTAASAGTPPAEPILRIETGMHTALIKRIAVDGLGRYLATASDDKTCRVWDIKTGEQLRVLRPPIGHGYEGRLYSVAMSPDGRYVFCGGWTGYGWDKTHSIYIFERETGRMVKRLTGLPSVINHLAVSHDGAYLAAVMGEEGVRVWRLSDLSLVGGDKAYGGESYGAAFDGKGHLATTCYDGAIRLYKVTDTSLSLVAKTRTQGGSRPFSLAFSPDGTQLAVGFTDTAAVTVLDAETLNLLGAPNLTGVDNGNLASVAFAADGSLLAAGRWVTDRGCPVRRFKPADFVAYQDLDTGKAAVVTICPLPDGGLAYGTVAPRWGVLRPDGSFGMTRSPAIRDYRASARRFYLDRTGETVAYDATPQKGLYRFALPGRDLRQIDAPTPGMTAPRTQAPGLVVTGWEGGRTPQLNGKPLALKEFETAYSLAIAPDGRRLILGTAWNVRAYGADGRPLWQTPAPDTVWAVNVSGDGRVVAAAMGDGSIRWYRMEDGREILSYFPNADGRRWVLWTPSGYYDASSGGEDMIGWNVNNGPDRAADFFPASRFRDAFHRPDVVDLALRTLDEDRALAAANAARGGDVRSPSVLTARPPVVEILSPSAGSAFSTPDATVKFAVRSPGGEDVTDVRVLVDGARVVEDHPSVAGRGFEPSVLQSKVTLPRRDVVLSVIADNKNGPSAPATVRLKWAGKTAAPAAPAAKLYVLAIGVGAYDDKSLALQFPAKDARDFAAAMALQKGRLYGDVVTRVLTDGSATKDGILNGLDWIERQTTQHDVAMIFLAGHGVDDKNGDYYFLPATVDLEKLRASGLPFMEIQKTIRNIAGKTLFFVDTCHSGSVMGQTKRRGMGDINGVINELASAGNGAVVFAASTGRQYSLENPAWQNGAFTKALVEGVMGKADIRHTGRVTFKMLDLYISERVKELTHGEQTPTTGVPGTVEDFPIAAD; from the coding sequence ATGCGCCTTCGCGTCCTGATTCTGACTGCCATCCTGATCCTTGTCGCCTTCTGCCACGTCACCGCCGCGTCGGCCGGTACGCCGCCGGCCGAACCCATACTGCGCATCGAAACCGGCATGCACACGGCGCTCATAAAGCGCATCGCCGTGGATGGCCTCGGCCGCTATCTGGCAACCGCCTCGGACGACAAAACCTGCCGCGTCTGGGACATCAAGACCGGCGAACAACTGCGTGTGCTGCGCCCGCCCATCGGCCACGGCTACGAGGGCAGGCTCTACAGCGTGGCCATGAGCCCCGACGGCCGCTACGTCTTTTGCGGCGGCTGGACCGGCTATGGCTGGGACAAGACCCACAGCATCTATATTTTCGAGCGCGAGACCGGCCGCATGGTCAAGCGCCTGACCGGCCTGCCGAGCGTGATCAACCACCTGGCCGTATCCCACGACGGCGCATACCTGGCCGCGGTCATGGGCGAGGAGGGCGTGCGCGTCTGGCGGCTGTCCGACCTGTCCCTGGTCGGCGGGGACAAGGCTTACGGCGGCGAGTCCTACGGCGCGGCCTTCGACGGCAAGGGCCATCTGGCCACCACCTGCTACGACGGGGCCATCCGCCTGTACAAAGTGACGGACACGAGTCTGTCGCTCGTGGCCAAGACCAGGACCCAGGGCGGTTCGCGTCCCTTTTCCCTGGCTTTTTCCCCGGACGGGACCCAGCTCGCCGTGGGCTTTACCGATACCGCCGCCGTCACGGTGCTGGACGCCGAGACGCTGAATCTTCTTGGCGCGCCGAACCTGACCGGCGTGGACAACGGCAACCTCGCCTCAGTGGCTTTTGCCGCCGACGGTTCGCTTTTGGCCGCCGGGCGCTGGGTGACGGATCGGGGCTGCCCGGTGCGTCGCTTCAAGCCCGCCGATTTCGTGGCCTACCAGGACTTGGACACGGGCAAGGCCGCCGTGGTGACCATCTGCCCGCTGCCCGACGGCGGGCTGGCCTATGGCACCGTGGCCCCGCGCTGGGGCGTGTTGCGGCCGGATGGCTCCTTCGGCATGACCCGGTCCCCGGCCATCCGCGACTATCGCGCCTCGGCCCGCCGCTTCTACCTTGACCGTACCGGCGAAACCGTGGCCTACGACGCCACGCCCCAAAAGGGCCTGTACCGTTTCGCCCTGCCCGGGCGCGACCTGCGCCAGATCGACGCGCCCACGCCCGGCATGACCGCGCCCCGCACCCAGGCCCCGGGCCTCGTGGTCACGGGCTGGGAGGGTGGCCGCACGCCGCAGCTGAATGGCAAGCCGCTTGCGCTCAAGGAATTCGAGACGGCCTATTCCCTGGCCATCGCCCCGGACGGCCGGCGGCTCATCCTCGGCACGGCCTGGAACGTGCGGGCCTACGGCGCGGACGGCCGGCCTTTGTGGCAGACCCCGGCCCCGGACACCGTCTGGGCCGTCAACGTCAGCGGCGACGGCCGTGTGGTGGCGGCGGCCATGGGCGACGGCTCCATCCGCTGGTATCGCATGGAGGACGGTCGCGAGATTCTGTCCTATTTCCCCAATGCCGACGGCCGGCGCTGGGTGCTTTGGACGCCGTCCGGGTACTACGACGCCTCCTCCGGCGGCGAGGACATGATCGGCTGGAACGTCAACAACGGCCCGGACCGCGCCGCCGACTTCTTTCCGGCTTCCCGTTTTCGCGACGCCTTTCACCGCCCGGATGTAGTCGATCTGGCCCTTCGCACCCTGGACGAGGACCGGGCCCTGGCCGCCGCCAACGCGGCCCGGGGCGGCGATGTCCGTTCGCCCTCGGTGCTGACCGCCCGGCCGCCGGTGGTGGAGATCCTGTCGCCTTCCGCCGGTTCTGCCTTCAGCACCCCGGATGCGACGGTCAAATTCGCCGTGCGCAGCCCCGGCGGCGAGGATGTCACGGACGTGCGCGTTCTGGTCGACGGCGCGCGCGTGGTCGAGGACCATCCGTCCGTGGCCGGACGCGGTTTCGAGCCGAGCGTGTTGCAGTCCAAGGTGACGCTGCCCCGGCGCGACGTGGTGCTCTCCGTTATCGCCGACAACAAGAACGGTCCTTCGGCCCCGGCCACGGTGCGTCTCAAGTGGGCCGGCAAGACGGCGGCTCCGGCGGCTCCGGCGGCCAAGCTCTACGTCCTGGCCATTGGCGTGGGGGCCTATGACGACAAATCCCTGGCCCTGCAATTCCCGGCCAAGGACGCCCGGGATTTCGCCGCCGCCATGGCCCTGCAGAAAGGCCGGCTCTACGGCGACGTGGTCACCCGCGTGCTCACCGACGGCTCGGCCACCAAGGACGGCATCCTCAATGGCCTGGATTGGATCGAGCGTCAGACCACTCAGCACGACGTGGCCATGATCTTCCTGGCCGGCCACGGCGTGGACGACAAGAACGGCGATTACTACTTCCTGCCGGCCACGGTGGACCTGGAAAAGCTGCGCGCTTCCGGGCTGCCGTTCATGGAGATCCAAAAGACCATCCGCAACATCGCCGGCAAGACGCTTTTCTTTGTCGATACCTGCCACAGCGGGTCCGTCATGGGGCAGACCAAGCGGCGCGGTATGGGCGACATAAACGGCGTGATCAACGAACTGGCCAGCGCCGGCAACGGCGCGGTGGTCTTCGC